One Sphingomonas sp. FARSPH DNA segment encodes these proteins:
- a CDS encoding LacI family DNA-binding transcriptional regulator, which translates to MRQVSATIRDVAREAAVSVASVSRALNGHSSVHPETRARVVAAADALGYVPHAGARSLSLARSHAIGVVLPDLHGEFFSEIVRGMDREVNARGYHLLLSNMHADAALAAQAMRSMRGRVDGLIVMAPQLDAAGLDAALPRGVPAVLVNSHDGIGRAAFRIDNASGIAASVAHLAALGRRRLVHVAGPAANIDARERADAYRAALARHAPDVAPIVVEGDFHEESGAEAVAMLRNMGAAYDGIVAGNDMMALGVLRALREQGVDVPGAVAVTGFDDIPLARYLGLTTVRVPLAEMGARAVGRLVDALEGAALSPDVQSVATELVVRTTTAHVPPSSPGAP; encoded by the coding sequence GTGCGACAGGTATCCGCCACGATACGCGACGTGGCGCGCGAGGCGGCCGTATCGGTAGCATCGGTTTCGCGCGCGCTCAACGGCCACAGCAGCGTCCACCCCGAAACGCGCGCGCGCGTCGTCGCCGCGGCGGATGCGCTGGGCTATGTTCCCCACGCCGGCGCGCGCAGCCTGTCGCTGGCGCGCAGCCATGCGATCGGCGTCGTGCTGCCCGACCTGCACGGCGAGTTCTTTTCCGAAATCGTGCGCGGCATGGACCGCGAGGTGAATGCGCGCGGCTATCACCTGCTGCTTTCCAACATGCATGCGGATGCCGCGCTGGCGGCGCAGGCGATGCGATCGATGCGCGGGCGCGTCGACGGACTGATCGTGATGGCGCCGCAACTGGATGCGGCGGGGCTCGACGCGGCGCTGCCGCGCGGCGTGCCCGCGGTGCTCGTCAATTCGCACGACGGCATCGGGCGCGCGGCGTTCCGCATCGACAATGCGAGCGGTATCGCCGCCAGCGTCGCGCACCTCGCCGCGCTCGGCCGGCGACGGCTGGTGCATGTCGCGGGGCCGGCGGCCAATATCGACGCGCGCGAACGCGCCGACGCCTATCGCGCCGCGCTGGCGCGTCACGCGCCGGACGTCGCGCCGATCGTCGTCGAGGGCGATTTCCACGAGGAGTCGGGGGCGGAGGCGGTAGCGATGCTGCGCAATATGGGTGCAGCATATGACGGCATCGTCGCAGGCAACGACATGATGGCGCTGGGCGTGCTGCGCGCGTTGCGCGAACAGGGCGTCGACGTTCCCGGCGCGGTGGCGGTGACCGGGTTCGACGACATTCCGCTCGCCCGCTACCTCGGCCTTACCACCGTGCGCGTACCGCTGGCGGAGATGGGCGCGCGCGCCGTCGGTCGCCTGGTCGACGCGCTGGAGGGCGCGGCGCTGTCGCCCGACGTGCAGTCCGTCGCCACCGAACTCGTCGTCCGCACGACCACCGCGCACGTACCGCCATCCTCTCCGGGAGCCCCATGA
- the bglX gene encoding beta-glucosidase BglX — MTDTNISRRAALLGAGAIAAWAASPARALLAQADAQALPAGVEAILAKMTLEEKAGQLQLNAAAWSGGIATGLNPPSNGPSFEGQVNDAIAGKLTGVFNGNGAEMARRMQTAVMRDSRLKIPLIFAADVIHGHRTIFPVPVAEAASFEPDLAMRTARMAAFEAAAAGIDWTFFPMVDIARDQRWGRTMEGAGEDTLLGNLFAAARVKGFQGKSLADTDAVMACVKHFAAYGAAESGLDYNSVDISERTLREVYLPPYKAGFDAGAMSGMASFNEIDGIPSTGNPWLMKDVLRDEWRFRGIIVSDYTGDEEMIAAGFAKDGRDAARIAFLAGVDMSMQSNFYTLYLPSLVREGLVPQQLLDQSVRRVLAVKHMLGLFDDPFRRIDKKREAARSRTRAALALSREAAQKAMVLLKNDGDLLPLDPRRKIALIGPFASGQHDLNGPWVVYGDNNQAIDLATGVKAAGATNVTVTEGSGVEAPIAGGIDAAVAAATAADVVVLAIGESENMSGEAQSRTSITVPAPQMALAEAVAKTGKPIVVLLKNGRGLALEGAVRDAPAILVTWFLGSETGHAIADVLFGKVGPSGRLPLSFPYESGQEPYYYAHKATGRPAPEGPRVPYKAQWRTAPNAALYPFGHGLTYGKVTYDAPVVPASLAWDGRITVSATVTNTGTRACEELVQLYIRDRVASITRPVREMKAFRKVALAPGKSETVTFTLTRAQLEFLGKDLKPTVEPGTFDVWIAPSAQAPGVHGTFDLVR, encoded by the coding sequence ATGACCGACACCAACATCTCGCGCCGCGCGGCGCTGCTCGGCGCGGGGGCCATCGCCGCCTGGGCCGCCAGCCCGGCGCGCGCGCTGCTCGCGCAGGCGGACGCGCAGGCGCTGCCCGCCGGCGTCGAGGCGATCCTGGCGAAGATGACGCTGGAGGAAAAGGCCGGGCAGCTCCAGCTCAACGCCGCGGCGTGGAGCGGCGGCATCGCGACCGGGCTCAACCCGCCCTCCAACGGCCCGAGCTTCGAGGGTCAGGTGAACGATGCGATCGCGGGCAAGCTGACCGGCGTGTTCAACGGCAATGGCGCGGAAATGGCGCGGCGGATGCAGACCGCCGTGATGCGCGATTCGCGCCTGAAGATCCCGCTGATCTTCGCCGCGGACGTCATCCACGGCCACCGCACGATCTTCCCGGTGCCCGTCGCCGAAGCGGCCAGTTTCGAGCCCGATCTGGCGATGCGCACCGCGCGGATGGCGGCGTTCGAGGCGGCGGCGGCGGGGATCGACTGGACGTTCTTCCCGATGGTCGACATCGCGCGCGACCAGCGCTGGGGCCGGACGATGGAAGGTGCGGGCGAGGACACGTTGCTCGGCAATCTGTTCGCCGCGGCGCGCGTCAAGGGCTTCCAGGGCAAGAGCCTTGCCGACACCGATGCGGTGATGGCCTGCGTTAAGCATTTCGCGGCCTATGGCGCGGCGGAAAGCGGACTCGACTATAACAGCGTCGACATTTCCGAACGGACGCTGCGCGAAGTCTATCTGCCGCCGTACAAGGCCGGGTTCGACGCGGGCGCGATGAGTGGCATGGCCTCGTTCAACGAGATCGACGGCATCCCTTCCACCGGCAATCCGTGGCTGATGAAGGACGTGCTGCGCGACGAATGGCGGTTCCGCGGCATCATCGTGTCCGACTATACGGGCGATGAGGAGATGATCGCCGCGGGCTTCGCGAAGGATGGCAGGGATGCCGCGCGCATCGCGTTCCTCGCCGGCGTCGACATGAGCATGCAGTCGAACTTCTACACGCTGTACCTGCCGTCGCTGGTGCGCGAGGGGCTGGTGCCCCAACAATTGCTCGACCAGTCGGTGCGCCGCGTGCTCGCGGTCAAGCACATGCTCGGCCTGTTCGACGACCCCTTCCGCCGCATCGACAAGAAGCGCGAGGCCGCCCGCTCGCGCACCAGGGCGGCGCTCGCGCTGTCGCGCGAGGCCGCGCAAAAGGCGATGGTGCTGCTCAAGAACGACGGCGACCTGCTGCCGCTCGACCCGCGGCGCAAGATCGCGCTGATCGGTCCGTTCGCCAGCGGCCAGCACGACCTCAACGGGCCATGGGTCGTCTATGGCGACAACAACCAGGCGATCGACCTTGCCACCGGGGTGAAGGCGGCGGGCGCGACCAATGTCACCGTCACCGAGGGTTCGGGCGTCGAGGCGCCGATCGCCGGCGGGATCGACGCGGCGGTCGCCGCGGCCACGGCCGCCGACGTCGTCGTGCTCGCGATCGGCGAGAGCGAGAATATGTCGGGCGAGGCGCAATCGCGCACGTCGATCACCGTGCCCGCGCCGCAGATGGCGCTGGCCGAAGCCGTCGCCAAAACGGGCAAGCCCATCGTCGTGCTGCTCAAGAACGGCCGCGGCCTCGCGCTGGAAGGCGCGGTCAGGGACGCGCCCGCGATCCTCGTCACCTGGTTCCTGGGATCGGAAACCGGCCATGCCATCGCCGACGTGCTGTTCGGCAAGGTCGGCCCTTCGGGTCGCCTGCCGCTGAGCTTCCCGTACGAAAGCGGGCAGGAACCCTATTATTATGCGCACAAGGCGACCGGCCGCCCCGCGCCGGAGGGGCCGCGCGTGCCGTACAAGGCGCAGTGGCGCACCGCGCCCAACGCCGCGCTCTATCCCTTCGGTCACGGCCTGACGTACGGCAAGGTGACCTATGACGCGCCGGTGGTGCCCGCCAGCCTGGCGTGGGACGGGCGGATCACCGTGTCCGCGACGGTGACCAACACGGGAACGCGCGCGTGCGAGGAGCTGGTCCAGCTCTACATCCGCGACCGCGTCGCCAGCATCACGCGGCCGGTGCGCGAGATGAAGGCGTTCCGCAAGGTCGCGCTGGCCCCGGGCAAGAGCGAGACGGTCACCTTCACGCTGACCCGCGCGCAGCTCGAATTCCTGGGCAAGGACCTGAAGCCGACGGTGGAGCCCGGCACGTTCGACGTGTGGATCGCCCCGTCCGCGCAGGCGCCCGGCGTGCACGGCACGTTCGATCTGGTGCGCTGA